TTTCCAGGGCCGTCATGCCGGTATGGGCCAGGGAGTCTCTGGATAGTTCCCTGCGCTGCTCTTCGGTGAGTTCCGGTAGGCAGATGTCCAGATTAATGTCGGTGATCTTCTTTGGCCTGCCGCCCAGTTTCCAGGCCAGGAGCCCCAGCCATTTGCCAATGAACTGCGCGGCTCCCAGGGGCAAATAGCTGACAATCCGCAACAGGCCGGCAATCAGGTAATACTTGAATTTGCTCATGATCTGCCGTACCGGTCCTCAAATCGTACAATGTCATCTTCGCCCAGATAGGATCCGGACTGCACTTCAATCAGTTCCAGATCAATAACGCCGGGGTTTTCAAGGCAATGGATCTGGCCGACCGGTATGTAAGTGGACTGGTTTTCGGTCACCAGGTACGACTCCTGGCCATTGGTTACCTTTGCGGTGCCGCTGACAACAATCCAGTGTTCTGCCCGGTGGTGGTGCATCTGGACAGACAGCTTGGCGCCGGGCTTCACGGTGATGCGTTTCACCTGGTAGCGGTGGCCGTTATCGATGGAATCATATACACCCCAGGGCCGGTAGACTTCCCGGTGATTCATGTGCTCGTGTCGACCATCATTCTTGATGCATTCAACCACCTTTTTGACATCCTGGACCTGATCTTTGTGGGCGACCAGCAAGGCGTCTTTGGTTTCAATGATTACAAGGTCTTTCACGCCAACCGTGGCCACAAGGCGGCTGTCTGCCCGGACCAGAGTGCTCTCTGTGTTGTGGGCAATGACATCACCGCTGAAGGCGTTTCCGCAGCTGTCTTTCTCGGAAACTTCCCATAAGGCGGACCAGGAGCCGATATCGCTCCAGCCTGCATCGAGCGCCACCACGGCGGCGTTGTCGGTCTTTTCCATCACGGCGTAATCGATGGAATCTTCCGGGCACTCGGCGAATACGCTTTCATTCACGCGGGTGAAGTGCAGATCCTCGCTGGCGTCGTCCAGTGCTGCCTCGCAGATGGCGACAATGTCCGGGCGGTGTTTCTGCAGTTCCTGAAGGTAGGTGCGGGCGCCGAACAGAAACATGCCGCTGTTCCAGAGGTAATCACCGGAAGCGAAGTATTCCTCTGCGGTTTTCTGGTCGGGCTTCTCTACAAACCGGCTGACGCTGAAACAGTTATCGGCCAATTTCGGGCCTTGCTGTATGTAGCCGTAACCGGTTTCCGCATGGCCGGGCACTATGCCGAAGTTCACCAGCTTGTCCTGCTGTGCCAGGGGAATGGCGTTCTGGATGCCGCTCTGGAACGCAGCGATGTCTTTGATCAAGTGGTCTGCGGCCAGAACCAGCATCAGCGGGTTCTGGTTTTCATCGATGTTCTTGACCAGTTGCAGGGCTGCCAGAGCGATGGCCGGTGCCGTGTTGCGCCCACAGGGCTCCAGAATAATTCGGGCATCTTTATAGCCCGCCTGGCGCATTTGCTCGGCCGCCAGAAAGCGGTGGTCTTCGTTGCAGATCAGGAGTGGATCGGCGGATTCCATGCCATCCAGCCGGGCCACGGTCAGCTGCAGCATGGATAGATGTTGGTCCGTCAGTTTCAGGAACTGCTTGGGGTTCAGTTGCCTGGATAACGGCCAAAGGCGAGAGCCGGTGCCTCCGGCCATAATGACGGGGTGAATCATGTGTTTGCTCCACGCGTAGCTTTCGGTCAGCATTGTCCTTTTCTGA
The window above is part of the Marinobacter sp. THAF197a genome. Proteins encoded here:
- a CDS encoding mannose-1-phosphate guanylyltransferase/mannose-6-phosphate isomerase, giving the protein MIHPVIMAGGTGSRLWPLSRQLNPKQFLKLTDQHLSMLQLTVARLDGMESADPLLICNEDHRFLAAEQMRQAGYKDARIILEPCGRNTAPAIALAALQLVKNIDENQNPLMLVLAADHLIKDIAAFQSGIQNAIPLAQQDKLVNFGIVPGHAETGYGYIQQGPKLADNCFSVSRFVEKPDQKTAEEYFASGDYLWNSGMFLFGARTYLQELQKHRPDIVAICEAALDDASEDLHFTRVNESVFAECPEDSIDYAVMEKTDNAAVVALDAGWSDIGSWSALWEVSEKDSCGNAFSGDVIAHNTESTLVRADSRLVATVGVKDLVIIETKDALLVAHKDQVQDVKKVVECIKNDGRHEHMNHREVYRPWGVYDSIDNGHRYQVKRITVKPGAKLSVQMHHHRAEHWIVVSGTAKVTNGQESYLVTENQSTYIPVGQIHCLENPGVIDLELIEVQSGSYLGEDDIVRFEDRYGRS